The following coding sequences lie in one Drosophila sulfurigaster albostrigata strain 15112-1811.04 chromosome 2R, ASM2355843v2, whole genome shotgun sequence genomic window:
- the LOC133838032 gene encoding uncharacterized protein LOC133838032: MQTESTLPDWLNKDYMEEKLRIFHKDSELSVIKLWSLTASGKGENFVGVITRIYVVFKLSNGEQQQSSYLLKETCPDDAPQAAIFIEYNIYEREMDMYEFVLPTMSQLLREAGITEKLHADALSVDREHGIIILEDLSPLNYKNADRVKKLDFEHTRLTLEMLAKFHAAAFVLDKLYPEMLAKNFNRSFYTRGVKGYTKVFTGFFKTLVRYVESQPKLKQRYHDKLVQLTDNVMEYAARCFDVDEDDFSTLIHGDCWTTNIMFQYDAKGKPVSVLPIDFQFSTRTSSTMDLHYFFNTSLQEEVFNQESELVQIYYYALKSALEKLQYKGNFPSLNAFQMQFERRRFAGLLAMNFQPMMTYVGSDFSGFNDFFDSNPEAIRFQNSLYDRAEIQYIVQKMLPIFDARGLLDPQ, translated from the exons ATGCAAACCGAAAGTACTTTGCCCGATTGGCTGAACAAGGACTACATGGAGGAAAAGCTTCGTATTTTCCACAAAGATTCAGAGTTAAGTGTCATCAAATTGTGGTCACTCACGGCTTCGGGCAAGGGTGAGAACTTTGTTGGCGTCATCACGCGTATTTACGTGGTTTTCAAGCTATCGAATggagagcagcaacagagtTCGTATCTGCTGAAGGAAACCTGTCCGGATGATGCACCTCAAGCAGCCATATTTATTGAGTATAACATCTATGAACGCGAGATGGACATGTACGAGTTTGTGTTGCCCACGATGTCGCAGTTACTGCGCGAGGCTGGCATCACGGAAAAACTTCATGCCGATGCACTCAGTGTGGATCGAGAGCACGGTATAATTATACTGGAAGACCTGTCGCCACTCAACTACAAGAATGCAGATCGCGTCAAAAAGTTAGACTTCGAACACACTCGGTTAACGCTAGAAATGTTGGCTAAATTtcatgctgctgcttttgtgttGGACAAATTGTATCCGGAAATGCTCGCAAAGAATTTCAATCGCAGTTTCTATACGCGTGGTGTGAAAggctatacaaaagtatttactGGTTTCTTCAAGACGCTTGTTCGTTACGTCGAGTCTCAGCCGAAACTAAAGCAACGTTATCATGACAAACTGGTGCAGTTGACAGATAACGTCATGGAATATGCAGCACGTTGCTTTGATGTTGATGAAGATGATTTCTCCACACTTATTCATGGCGATTGTTGGACTACAAACATCATGTTTCAGTATGACGCTAAGGGAAAGCCAGTCAGTGTGTTGCCAATAGACTTTCAGTTCAGCACTCGCACCTCGTCAACAATGGACTTGCATTACTTCTTCAACACATCGCTGCAAGAGGAAGTCTTCAACCAGGAATCAGAGCTAGTGCAGATTTACTACTATGCACTGAAGAGCGCCCTTGAGAAGCTTCAGTATAAGGGGAACTTTCCGtctttaaatgcatttcaaatgcagtTCGAGCGTCGTAGATTTGCTG GTCTGCTTGCAATGAACTTCCAACCGATGATGACTTATGTGGGCTCCGATTTTTCAGGATTTAATGATTTCTTTGATAGCAATCCTGAGGCCATTCGCTTTCAGAACTCTTTATACGACAGAGCAGAAATTCAATATATTGTGCAAAAAATGTTGCCCATATTCGATGCCAGGGGATTGCTGGATCcccaataa